The following coding sequences are from one Novosphingobium sp. KACC 22771 window:
- a CDS encoding amidohydrolase family protein, whose amino-acid sequence MSERITSWHGNPSKPAYTPPPGAIDAHCHVFGPMAQFPFSPKAKYLPEDAGPDKLFALRDHLGFSRNVIVQASCHGTNNAATLNGIAVSGGKARGVAVVDPAISDEDIAALHEGGMRGIRFNFLKRLVDDAPKDKFLEVAHRLPKDWHIVIYFEADILEEMRPFIAALPRLVVVDHMGRPDVTQGPNGADMKAFRSLLDSRDDIWFKPTCPDRLDLAAGDPWDNFARAVAPLVADYSDRCIWGTDWPHPNMEKAIPDDGHIVDMIPRIAPTAELQQKLLVTNPMRLYWPEEL is encoded by the coding sequence ATGTCTGAACGTATCACCAGCTGGCACGGCAATCCGTCGAAGCCCGCCTATACCCCGCCACCGGGCGCGATTGACGCGCATTGCCATGTGTTTGGCCCGATGGCGCAATTTCCTTTCAGCCCCAAAGCGAAATACCTTCCCGAAGACGCTGGCCCGGACAAGCTCTTCGCGCTGCGCGACCATCTGGGCTTTTCGCGCAATGTGATCGTTCAGGCCTCGTGCCACGGCACCAACAACGCCGCCACTTTGAACGGCATCGCCGTATCGGGCGGCAAGGCGCGCGGCGTAGCCGTGGTCGATCCGGCGATCAGCGATGAGGACATCGCCGCCCTGCACGAAGGCGGGATGCGCGGCATCCGCTTCAACTTTCTCAAGCGCCTCGTCGATGATGCGCCCAAGGACAAGTTCCTTGAAGTGGCGCACCGCCTGCCCAAGGACTGGCATATCGTCATCTATTTCGAGGCCGATATCCTTGAGGAAATGCGCCCCTTCATCGCCGCCCTGCCCCGCCTGGTGGTGGTCGATCACATGGGCCGCCCCGATGTGACGCAAGGGCCCAATGGCGCCGATATGAAAGCGTTCCGCAGCCTGCTCGACAGCCGGGACGACATCTGGTTCAAGCCCACCTGCCCTGATCGCCTCGATCTGGCCGCAGGCGATCCTTGGGACAATTTCGCCCGCGCTGTCGCCCCGCTGGTGGCCGATTATTCGGACCGCTGCATATGGGGCACGGATTGGCCGCATCCCAATATGGAAAAGGCAATTCCCGATGATGGCCATATCGTCGACATGATCCCGCGCATCGCCCCCACGGCCGAGCTTCAGCAAAAGCTGCTCGTGACCAATCCGATGCGCCTTTACTGGCCCGAAGAACTCTGA